In Horticoccus luteus, the following proteins share a genomic window:
- the priA gene encoding replication restart helicase PriA, translating to MIVGVHPLAGFDKLLHYKVPEALRAGMQLGLLVRVPIGPRVTLGLVGQMGAPTDFPVEKLKPVTQIVYPFPALPADLLELARWMSRYYAAPLDGIIETMIPGAVRHGAALKQEKLLSLARRLAPDELAALEKRAPQQARLYQFLAQQFKAQPKSLVLSRLGQTAAVVNALMKRGVVQEEAQRVERIAYADGFAHGELVAAQPHALNAEQQAAAEAVAAALAEEKFSVTLLHGVTGSGKTEVYLRAIDAALKAGGGVVFLVPEVALTPQTVARLRSRLEAIAPGHQCVVWHSHLSEGERLDGWFALATGEARVVVGARSAIFAPVRDLRLIVVDEEHEPAYKQDETPRYHGRDVAVYRAKLNRAVGLLGSATPSLESFVNAQAGKYRLLRLTQRVDARKLPDIDIVDMRIEAMRQRTLPTLSRRLVDAMHRRFERKEQTILFINRRGYSSSMLCTDCGQVEECEHCSITMTYHRADEVLRCHLCGAERPAPLVCPKCRSPKIRWRGLGTQRVEESVRRVLPRARIERMDTDTMAKKNRFREVLMEFRAGKIDVLVGTQMIGKGLDFPNVTLVGLIDADISMHIPDFRANERTFQLLVQVAGRAGRGDRAGEVVVQTFTPQAEAIQFSRHADFEGFAESELKLRRDFRYPPFRHLIHHLFRGQNPEKLQFFAEQWAKRVEQVFGDRVELRGPSPSPIEKIKDHYRWQVWYFTASATKVVPELVKLRAEFAWPDDITQVLDVDPVNLS from the coding sequence ATGATTGTCGGGGTGCATCCGCTCGCGGGATTCGACAAGCTCCTGCACTATAAGGTGCCGGAGGCGTTGCGCGCGGGCATGCAACTCGGGTTGCTGGTGCGCGTGCCGATCGGGCCGCGGGTGACGCTCGGTCTCGTGGGGCAAATGGGGGCGCCGACGGACTTTCCGGTCGAGAAGCTGAAGCCGGTCACGCAGATTGTTTATCCATTTCCTGCGCTGCCGGCGGACTTGCTGGAACTCGCGCGTTGGATGAGCCGTTACTATGCGGCGCCACTGGATGGGATCATTGAAACGATGATTCCGGGGGCGGTGCGGCACGGTGCGGCGTTGAAGCAGGAAAAGCTGCTTTCCCTCGCGAGGCGGTTGGCGCCCGATGAACTGGCGGCATTGGAAAAACGTGCGCCGCAGCAGGCGCGACTGTATCAGTTTCTCGCGCAGCAATTCAAGGCGCAGCCGAAGAGTCTGGTGTTGTCGCGGCTCGGGCAGACGGCGGCGGTGGTGAATGCGTTGATGAAACGCGGGGTGGTGCAGGAGGAAGCGCAGCGCGTGGAGCGCATTGCGTATGCCGATGGCTTCGCCCACGGCGAACTCGTGGCGGCGCAACCGCACGCGCTCAACGCCGAGCAGCAGGCGGCGGCAGAGGCGGTGGCGGCGGCGCTGGCGGAAGAGAAATTCAGTGTGACGCTGCTCCACGGCGTGACGGGCTCGGGGAAGACGGAAGTCTACCTGCGCGCGATCGATGCGGCGCTCAAGGCGGGCGGTGGCGTGGTGTTTCTCGTGCCGGAGGTGGCGCTGACGCCGCAGACGGTGGCGCGGTTGCGTTCGCGGCTGGAGGCGATCGCGCCGGGGCATCAGTGCGTGGTGTGGCACAGTCATTTGAGCGAAGGTGAGCGGCTCGACGGCTGGTTTGCCTTGGCCACGGGAGAGGCCCGCGTGGTCGTGGGAGCGCGCTCGGCGATTTTCGCGCCGGTGCGCGATTTGCGGTTGATCGTCGTCGATGAGGAACACGAGCCCGCCTACAAGCAGGATGAAACGCCGCGCTATCACGGACGCGATGTGGCGGTGTATCGCGCGAAGTTGAACCGGGCGGTCGGCCTGCTGGGCTCGGCGACGCCGTCGTTGGAAAGTTTCGTCAATGCGCAGGCGGGCAAATACCGCCTGCTGCGGCTGACGCAGCGGGTGGATGCGCGCAAGCTGCCCGATATCGACATCGTGGACATGCGCATTGAAGCGATGCGCCAGCGGACGCTGCCGACGCTGTCGCGGCGCCTGGTGGACGCGATGCACCGGCGGTTCGAGCGGAAGGAGCAGACGATCTTGTTCATCAACCGCCGGGGCTATTCGTCGTCGATGCTGTGCACCGATTGCGGCCAGGTGGAAGAGTGTGAGCATTGCAGCATCACGATGACGTATCATCGGGCGGACGAAGTGTTGCGGTGCCATTTATGCGGCGCGGAGCGGCCGGCGCCGCTGGTGTGTCCCAAATGCCGTTCGCCGAAGATCCGCTGGCGTGGGCTGGGCACGCAACGGGTGGAGGAGTCTGTGCGCCGGGTGCTGCCGCGCGCGCGGATCGAGCGGATGGATACGGACACGATGGCGAAGAAGAACCGGTTTCGGGAGGTGTTGATGGAGTTTCGCGCGGGGAAAATCGATGTGCTCGTGGGCACGCAGATGATCGGAAAGGGGCTGGATTTTCCGAACGTGACGCTGGTGGGGCTGATCGACGCAGACATCTCCATGCACATTCCGGATTTCCGCGCGAACGAGCGGACGTTTCAGTTGCTGGTGCAAGTGGCGGGACGGGCGGGGCGGGGTGACCGGGCGGGCGAGGTGGTGGTGCAGACGTTCACACCGCAGGCGGAGGCGATTCAATTTTCGCGGCACGCGGATTTCGAAGGCTTCGCGGAGTCGGAGTTGAAGCTGCGGCGGGATTTTCGTTATCCGCCATTCCGGCATTTGATTCACCATCTGTTTCGCGGCCAGAATCCGGAGAAGCTGCAATTTTTCGCGGAGCAATGGGCGAAGCGAGTGGAGCAGGTGTTTGGCGATCGGGTGGAGTTGCGGGGCCCGTCGCCGTCGCCGATCGAGAAGATCAAGGACCACTACCGCTGGCAGGTCTGGTATTTCACGGCGTCGGCGACAAAGGTGGTGCCGGAGTTGGTGAAGTTGCGCGCGGAGTTTGCGTGGCCGGATGACATCACGCAGGTGCTGGACGTGGACCCGGTGAATTTGTCGTAG
- a CDS encoding type II secretion system protein: MFNPEEQPEAGSERPRGAGRRAFTLVELLTVIAIIAVLAGITIGAARGVKERAARSRAKGELAAVSVALESYKRQYGDYPETKDAAALLQCLIGKRGPTGAAMTGRSMLETARFSLSADPTTDVTATLQDPWARAYEYHYKTDPAATWRAPGYVLYSAGPDGADDTPAADGALDATTAANADNIYANQ; encoded by the coding sequence ATGTTCAACCCCGAGGAACAGCCTGAGGCCGGAAGCGAGCGCCCGCGCGGTGCAGGGCGGCGCGCCTTCACGCTGGTGGAGTTGTTGACGGTGATCGCGATCATCGCGGTGCTGGCGGGGATCACGATCGGCGCGGCGCGGGGCGTGAAGGAACGTGCGGCCCGGTCGCGGGCGAAGGGGGAACTGGCGGCGGTGTCGGTCGCGCTTGAATCCTACAAAAGGCAATATGGCGACTATCCGGAAACGAAGGATGCAGCCGCGCTGCTGCAATGCCTGATCGGCAAACGCGGTCCGACGGGCGCGGCGATGACGGGGCGATCGATGCTCGAAACCGCGCGTTTCAGCCTGAGCGCGGACCCAACCACAGACGTGACTGCGACGTTGCAGGATCCTTGGGCGCGCGCGTACGAGTATCATTACAAGACGGATCCGGCGGCGACGTGGCGCGCCCCGGGTTACGTGCTGTATTCCGCCGGGCCGGACGGCGCAGACGATACGCCGGCAGCGGACGGAGCACTTGATGCGACGACTGCGGCAAACGCCGATAATATTTACGCGAACCAATGA
- a CDS encoding type II secretion system protein produces MSQPEHRRAAFTLIELLTVIAIIAILAGILIPTVSGVRVSAKKAETKVRFSQWASAMEQFKQEYGYYPAIDSGGTANKINPARFAGALTGRRLDGTAFASTTDLDLAGNKRMIAFYSLTERELNADRTALVDAFGNTDFAVYYDKDGDGHITTADTGGAGPVAVAGDAQALSPVSTDVDLTTTQGVRATVVFYSAGKGDSASDIIYSWK; encoded by the coding sequence ATGAGTCAGCCCGAACATCGCCGTGCCGCGTTTACGCTGATCGAATTGCTCACCGTGATCGCGATCATCGCGATTCTCGCGGGCATCCTGATTCCGACGGTGAGCGGCGTACGCGTTTCGGCAAAGAAAGCGGAGACGAAGGTGCGCTTCAGTCAATGGGCGTCGGCGATGGAGCAGTTTAAGCAGGAGTATGGTTATTATCCGGCAATCGACAGCGGCGGCACGGCCAACAAGATCAATCCGGCGCGGTTCGCGGGCGCGCTGACGGGGCGTCGACTCGACGGCACGGCGTTTGCCTCGACCACCGACCTGGATCTGGCGGGCAACAAGCGAATGATCGCGTTCTATTCGCTGACAGAACGGGAACTGAACGCAGATCGGACGGCGTTGGTGGACGCATTTGGCAATACGGATTTTGCCGTTTACTACGACAAGGATGGCGACGGGCACATCACGACAGCGGACACGGGAGGCGCTGGACCGGTAGCGGTTGCAGGAGACGCCCAGGCCTTGTCGCCGGTCAGCACGGACGTGGATTTGACTACGACGCAGGGCGTGCGAGCGACCGTAGTATTCTATTCGGCGGGCAAGGGCGACAGTGCGAGTGACATTATTTACAGTTGGAAATGA
- a CDS encoding prepilin-type N-terminal cleavage/methylation domain-containing protein produces MRLRRRGFTLVELLVVIGIIALTAGVLGMAFRGASASTGLQAAQNCLATVLAGARGQAALGQAEAAVIVDADPASATYLRAVGVATRQSGATQFVFAGDWLVLPDGVYIVPPNSASAGTSFEIDSGAGGAWTPESFSSLLAPSNSDVRKSDGTSAGMVMRLDATISPVGRVTSAGEVRLAVAAARRSADTIIFGHPAAERGVLVSAYGAVIFVNDASAF; encoded by the coding sequence ATGAGGCTCCGTCGTCGAGGCTTCACATTGGTCGAATTGCTGGTGGTGATTGGCATCATTGCACTCACGGCGGGCGTCCTCGGTATGGCGTTTCGCGGGGCCAGCGCGTCGACCGGTTTACAGGCGGCGCAGAACTGTCTCGCCACCGTGCTGGCGGGGGCCCGCGGGCAGGCGGCTTTGGGGCAGGCGGAAGCGGCGGTGATCGTCGATGCCGACCCGGCGAGCGCCACGTATTTGCGGGCGGTGGGCGTGGCAACACGGCAGTCCGGAGCGACCCAATTTGTCTTCGCGGGCGACTGGCTTGTGTTGCCAGATGGCGTCTATATCGTGCCGCCCAATTCAGCGAGCGCGGGCACCTCGTTTGAGATCGATAGTGGGGCGGGTGGCGCGTGGACGCCGGAAAGCTTTTCATCGCTGCTGGCGCCCTCGAATTCGGACGTGCGCAAGAGCGATGGCACGTCCGCCGGGATGGTGATGAGGTTGGATGCCACCATCTCGCCAGTGGGTCGGGTGACATCGGCGGGCGAGGTGCGGCTGGCAGTGGCAGCGGCGCGGCGCAGCGCAGATACAATTATTTTCGGCCACCCAGCGGCGGAGCGCGGTGTGCTGGTGAGCGCTTACGGCGCCGTGATTTTCGTCAATGATGCGAGCGCGTTTTAG
- a CDS encoding type IV pilus modification PilV family protein gives MMRARFSRGFTLVEVVLAVGVFAVTIVGLLALLTPTAKSTAEISDYARASALGDGIQGELERLRDANVGAGRLDALHDVVAANTPLKLVASADATRVLRESDAVAAGLSERDWHFLIEIREQPAPLNYTAGAAFLALTATVKWPYKIPSGETDVTDADLTQASSLMLNFAISP, from the coding sequence ATGATGCGAGCGCGTTTTAGTCGAGGATTTACCTTGGTCGAAGTCGTGCTCGCCGTGGGCGTGTTCGCGGTGACGATCGTGGGCCTGCTGGCGTTGTTGACGCCGACGGCAAAATCGACGGCGGAAATCTCAGACTACGCGCGAGCCAGTGCGCTGGGTGATGGCATCCAAGGGGAACTGGAACGGTTGCGCGATGCAAACGTGGGCGCTGGCCGGCTCGACGCGTTGCATGACGTGGTAGCAGCAAATACACCGTTGAAGTTGGTCGCGTCGGCCGACGCGACCCGCGTATTGCGCGAGAGCGATGCCGTCGCGGCAGGATTGTCGGAGCGGGACTGGCACTTTCTCATCGAGATTAGAGAGCAGCCCGCACCGCTCAACTATACCGCAGGCGCAGCGTTTCTGGCGCTCACCGCGACGGTGAAATGGCCGTATAAAATTCCCAGCGGTGAGACCGACGTGACCGACGCAGACCTTACACAGGCGTCGTCGTTGATGTTAAACTTTGCGATCTCACCATGA
- a CDS encoding rod shape-determining protein, with protein MSSVSTPERPLTAHTPAPTPSTVPSRAGGKTILVGFDLGTNKSCVLAGAPGTNDILVSKVIPSIVGYVKEGIVDGIITGNHRVLFGEDALRNQLHARLVTPLESGVITREEAARDFFHHIRTLVDPSGTAEIRAVVGVPANAEEPAREEIRRIAQGIFSRILLIPEPFLAALGYRDDARVGQPGYLDPVVNSLFIDIGGGTTDICLVQGYFPTSDDQVSIAFAGDAIDALMHDELDRTYPNNGLSRLKVREIKEAHAYVGPTRKPIDVKVIMGGKGHTLELGDVIGRAANALLDKIYPALTTLIQRASSDSVVPLLQNIIITGGGSQIKGIDTVLQKRLADDGYESPKVKIAGQDYKRYVALGALKAARSARENQWQVLLG; from the coding sequence ATGTCCTCCGTCTCCACTCCTGAACGCCCGCTCACGGCCCACACGCCCGCCCCCACGCCATCCACCGTGCCTTCGCGCGCCGGCGGCAAGACGATCCTCGTCGGCTTCGATCTCGGCACCAACAAATCGTGCGTGCTCGCGGGTGCTCCGGGCACCAACGACATTCTTGTCAGCAAAGTCATCCCCTCGATCGTCGGCTACGTCAAAGAAGGCATCGTCGACGGCATCATCACCGGCAACCACCGCGTGCTCTTCGGCGAGGATGCTTTGCGCAACCAATTGCACGCCCGCCTCGTCACGCCGCTCGAAAGCGGCGTCATCACCCGCGAGGAAGCCGCCCGCGATTTCTTCCACCACATCCGCACCCTCGTCGACCCGAGCGGCACCGCTGAAATCCGCGCGGTTGTCGGCGTGCCCGCCAACGCCGAAGAACCTGCCCGCGAAGAAATCCGCCGCATCGCCCAAGGCATCTTCAGCCGCATCCTCCTGATCCCGGAACCGTTTCTCGCCGCACTCGGTTACCGCGACGACGCCCGCGTCGGCCAGCCCGGTTACCTCGATCCGGTCGTCAATTCGCTCTTCATCGACATCGGCGGCGGCACCACCGACATCTGCCTCGTCCAAGGCTATTTTCCCACGAGCGACGATCAGGTCAGCATCGCTTTCGCCGGCGACGCGATCGACGCCCTCATGCACGATGAACTCGATCGCACCTATCCCAACAACGGCCTTTCCCGCTTGAAAGTGCGCGAAATCAAAGAGGCGCACGCCTACGTCGGCCCGACCCGCAAGCCCATCGACGTCAAAGTCATCATGGGCGGCAAAGGCCATACGCTGGAACTCGGTGACGTCATCGGGCGCGCCGCCAACGCCCTGCTCGATAAAATCTATCCTGCGCTCACGACGCTGATCCAACGCGCCTCCTCGGATTCGGTCGTGCCGCTGCTGCAAAACATCATTATCACCGGCGGCGGATCGCAGATCAAAGGCATCGACACCGTGCTGCAAAAACGCCTCGCCGACGACGGATATGAATCACCGAAAGTGAAAATCGCCGGCCAGGATTATAAACGCTACGTCGCCCTCGGCGCCCTGAAAGCCGCCCGCTCCGCCCGCGAAAACCAATGGCAGGTGCTGCTGGGGTAG
- the rpmA gene encoding 50S ribosomal protein L27, with product MAHKKGQGTSTNGRESQSKRLGIKRFGGEAVIAGNIIVRQRGSKLHAGKNVGIGRDWTLFALTDGTVKYDKPHRKVSIV from the coding sequence ATGGCGCATAAGAAAGGTCAGGGAACATCCACCAACGGACGCGAGAGCCAGTCCAAGCGGCTCGGCATTAAACGCTTCGGCGGAGAAGCCGTCATCGCGGGTAACATCATCGTTCGCCAGCGCGGCTCCAAGCTGCACGCCGGCAAGAACGTCGGCATCGGCCGCGATTGGACGCTTTTCGCCCTCACGGACGGCACCGTGAAATACGACAAGCCCCACCGCAAGGTCTCGATCGTCTGA
- the rplU gene encoding 50S ribosomal protein L21, producing the protein MKATIKTQGQQFNVSEGDILIVNRYPNTEKGSTIEITDVLAAGEGETFKIGTPLLTGATVSAKILENKRGDKVIVFKKKKRKGMERKRGHRQELSVIKIESINA; encoded by the coding sequence ATGAAAGCCACCATCAAGACTCAGGGACAGCAGTTCAATGTCTCTGAGGGCGACATTCTCATCGTAAACCGTTACCCGAACACGGAAAAGGGCTCGACCATCGAGATTACCGACGTGCTGGCCGCTGGTGAGGGCGAAACCTTCAAGATCGGCACACCTCTGCTCACGGGCGCCACGGTGTCCGCCAAGATTCTCGAAAACAAACGCGGCGATAAGGTCATCGTCTTCAAGAAGAAGAAGCGCAAAGGCATGGAGCGTAAACGCGGCCATCGCCAGGAGCTTTCCGTCATCAAGATCGAATCCATTAACGCTTAA
- a CDS encoding PfkB family carbohydrate kinase yields the protein MNASPCFTFTGNLLWERTLEFSAWTPGRTQRAERESFQVGGKGINVTRMLARLGTAAPALCFPGGATGSDCTRWLEQHALPHVAFATTAPTRIGIVVRGGAHAETTFLGPDAAPDADALLACAAFLDAQPDHAVLVVAGSLPGWSTPAFDPLRAAFQRWCKRGVLYVDTYGPPLPWFAQLPVALVKINRTEFDSLIPPPPGETSPAARLALAQARYAAQAWIVTSGGESIWLQSADVSAREFSPPRVQEVSATGSGDVLLACLVHARHVLALDLPHALAWALPFAAANAAHAGIAEFDLTNVIQENC from the coding sequence ATGAACGCCTCGCCCTGTTTCACGTTCACCGGCAATCTCCTCTGGGAACGCACGCTCGAATTTTCCGCGTGGACACCCGGTCGCACGCAGCGCGCCGAACGCGAATCGTTTCAAGTCGGCGGCAAGGGCATCAACGTCACCCGCATGCTCGCCCGCCTCGGCACAGCCGCGCCTGCGCTCTGTTTTCCCGGCGGCGCTACGGGCAGCGATTGCACGCGCTGGCTGGAGCAACACGCCCTGCCACACGTCGCGTTCGCCACAACCGCGCCCACGCGCATCGGCATCGTTGTCCGCGGCGGCGCTCACGCCGAGACGACGTTTCTCGGCCCCGACGCCGCTCCCGACGCCGACGCGCTGCTCGCGTGCGCCGCCTTTCTCGATGCGCAACCCGACCACGCCGTGCTCGTCGTCGCCGGCAGCCTTCCCGGCTGGAGCACGCCCGCCTTCGACCCGTTGCGCGCCGCCTTCCAACGCTGGTGCAAGCGCGGCGTCCTCTACGTCGATACCTACGGCCCGCCGCTGCCTTGGTTCGCGCAATTGCCCGTCGCGCTCGTGAAGATCAACCGCACCGAGTTCGACAGCTTGATTCCGCCGCCGCCCGGCGAGACTTCGCCCGCTGCGCGCCTCGCGCTCGCCCAAGCCCGTTACGCCGCCCAAGCATGGATTGTCACCTCCGGCGGCGAATCCATCTGGCTCCAGTCCGCCGACGTGTCCGCCCGCGAATTTTCGCCGCCGCGCGTCCAAGAAGTGTCCGCTACCGGATCCGGCGACGTGTTGCTCGCCTGCCTTGTCCATGCGCGCCATGTGCTTGCACTCGACCTTCCTCACGCGCTTGCGTGGGCGCTCCCATTCGCCGCCGCCAACGCCGCGCACGCCGGCATCGCCGAATTCGACTTAACTAACGTAATCCAAGAGAATTGCTAG